TTAACAGGGCATAGTTTGGGAGGAGCATTGGctattctttttgttgttatGCTTATATTGCATGAGGAAGAATGGTTGTTGGATAAGTTTGAAGGTGTTTATACTTTTGGGCAACCAAGAGTTGGAGACAAGAAGTTTGGGGAATTCATGGTGGAAAAGATGAAAAAGTATGATGTGAAGCATATGAGATATGTTTACTCTAATGATTTGGTGCCTAGAATCCCTTATGATGACAAATCCCTTTTCTTTAAGCACTTCAGTCCTTGTCTTTATTTCAATAGCTTATACCAAGGGCAGGTATGAAATCTGAATACTCAATAGTTGATGTTcttttatgtgttttgtttgTAGTCTGattcaatgattttttttttcatgtaatAAAATGCAGATTCTAGAGGAGGAGCCAAACAAGAATTATTTCTCTTTGTTTTGGGTGATACCCAAGATCTTAAATGCAGTTTGGGAGGTGATTAGAGGTTTCCTTCTACCATTTGTTGTAGGTAGAGAGTATAAACAGAATTGGTTCATGACGATATTCAGGCTTGTTGGATTGATAATTCCAGGAATACCAGCTCATATCCCTAATGATTACGTCAATTCTACCCGATTGGGATCCTTAAACGAACATCTAGAGATTCAAAGACCACAACATTCCAAAGATGATTAATATCAATGACTTTGTtataattagtttttatattggACCCATATGTTGGATTATTTGACTTGGTACATTAATAATATTACATAATTGGTGGGTGATCCAATGGATAGGGACTCTCCTATACCACATTATGTGTTCCAGCTGTGCTTTTCCATTCCAGCTGTGTGTATACTATTCTAGTGCAACCCACCACTACAGACCGCCGTGCAATCCTCAGGCAAACatggtgattttttttttttttgtgctgCCAAACTTCAGCGAACACGGTGACACATTTGGCCACTAATTTTTCAAAGTTAGCCGTGGCTCAGGGCCTTATGGCACATTCCAAGGTCCTTTTTCAACTTCTGGTGATTTTTCAACATCTTTTCTTCTATTTCACCTAAGTTGATTGTCATGTCCAACACTGGATCTGTTGTTGCCTCCTCTTTCGTGTTAAGTTTCAATACGCTTCCTTTGATTCCGTGCAAAAAATTGGTAGGTGCAGCCGATTACGCAGGATGGGCAGCAGCCGCTAAACTTTGGTTCCGAGGACAAGGTCGTAAAGACCATTTGCTCAAACAGTCCAAGGATGTCGTTGCCGAAGATCAAGACAATTGGAAATAGATTGATGCCTCTCTATGCAACGTTCTTTGGTTTTCAATCGATGTCAAACTTCAATCTCAGTTTTGCTCGTTTAAAACATGTTATGATGTTTGGGCAAAGGCGAAGAAGACATACTCCAATGACATTAATCGTTTATATATTGTAGTCTATAATCTTATTTCCATGAAGAAACAAGAAATGGATATGCAAAGCAACATAGGTAAGCTTGATAGTTTGATTGCTGATTTTGATGCACTTATGCCCTATACTGACAGTGCTGAAACACATGCTGAACTACGTGGAAATTTCTTTATGGTTCTGGCCCTTGCAGGTCTTACACCAGATCTTGATTCAGTTCGCAATCAAATTCTATCTAGTTCCACTGTTCCCTCATATGAAACTGTTTATGAACAATTACTGCGTCTTTCGGCCCCTTCAGCTCTTGCTCCAGTCGTTGCTTCTCTCAATGTGTCAGTTGACTCTACTGCACTCGTCTCTAATTCTTATCAACGAGGTGGTAGAGGAGGAGGACGTGGACATGATCGTGGTCGAACTCGATGCAACTATTGCAACCGTTTTGGCCACGTTGAAGCACAATGTCGCACCAAAGCTAATCAATTGCATCCTAGAGTCGCCAATGTTGCTCAAATTGAGGCCTTTGACACAAGTGATCAAGTCACGTTTTCTACCACAAAATATAATGAGTACATCAAGCTAAAGGTGCAAATGCAAACTACCACACAAATTGCCTCTATTGCTCATATCGGTAATCCTATTGCCTTTGTTACACAATCTTCTTCACTTGGACCTTGAATACTTGACTCAGACGCCTCTAATCATATGTCTGGtaataaattgtttttctcatgtTTGACTTATATGGACACACTACCTAGTATTACTTTGGCTAATGGGTCACAAACCAAATGTCATGGTATTGGCCGAGCAAATCCCCTACCCAAACTCTCTTTGGACTATGTGCTTTATGTCTCTGGTTGTCCATTTAACTTAATATCCATCAGTAAACTCACTTGTACCCTACCTTACTCTGTTACATTTGCTAATGGTTATGTTCTTGTGCAGGATCGGAGTACTGGGACGACGATTGGAGTAAGGAATGAGTCTTAAGGCCTATATTACCTTTCGGCACCTACAACGCCTATTGCATGTTTCGCCGTCGAGTTTCCACATATTATCCATCAACGTTTGGGTCATCCTAGCCTTCAAAAGTTGCATCTTATGGTTCCGAGTCTGTTAAAAGTGTCTACCTTAGAGTGTGAGTCATGTCAATTTGGGAACATACTAGGAGTTTATTTCCTGACAGAGTCAATAAAAGAGTTGTGTCTCCTCTTTGTTTTAGTTCATTCTGATATTTGGGATCCGAGTCGTGTTGTTTCATGTTtggattttttaatattttgttacttttattgatgattttccCGATGCActtgaatatttttaatgaaaaactgCTCAgatgtttt
The genomic region above belongs to Cicer arietinum cultivar CDC Frontier isolate Library 1 chromosome 4, Cicar.CDCFrontier_v2.0, whole genome shotgun sequence and contains:
- the LOC101488872 gene encoding triacylglycerol lipase OBL1-like isoform X2; this encodes MIMQDTKSNPNLIAVAFSGTHPFDAEQWRTYIDISWYELPDVGKIHGGFMKALGLQRSRGWPKEIDESGPHHYAYYTIRDELSRVFRENQDAKFILTGHSLGGALAILFVVMLILHEEEWLLDKFEGVYTFGQPRVGDKKFGEFMVEKMKKYDVKHMRYVYSNDLVPRIPYDDKSLFFKHFSPCLYFNSLYQGQILEEEPNKNYFSLFWVIPKILNAVWEEYQLISLMITSILPDWDP
- the LOC101488872 gene encoding triacylglycerol lipase OBL1-like isoform X1, with protein sequence MIMQDTKSNPNLIAVAFSGTHPFDAEQWRTYIDISWYELPDVGKIHGGFMKALGLQRSRGWPKEIDESGPHHYAYYTIRDELSRVFRENQDAKFILTGHSLGGALAILFVVMLILHEEEWLLDKFEGVYTFGQPRVGDKKFGEFMVEKMKKYDVKHMRYVYSNDLVPRIPYDDKSLFFKHFSPCLYFNSLYQGQILEEEPNKNYFSLFWVIPKILNAVWEVIRGFLLPFVVGREYKQNWFMTIFRLVGLIIPGIPAHIPNDYVNSTRLGSLNEHLEIQRPQHSKDD